TTTGGTCACTTTTTTGGAAGCGGAAAAAACCTATCTTAATGTTTTGCGTAGCTATTATGAAATCATATATTTATATTATAATGCCTTAGAGGCATTTCGTGCGGCAGTCGGGAAAATGGATACTTCGGATTATTAGGAAAAATATGGAACCTTTTTACAAAACAAAATCATTTCGTAATGTAGGCATTGTAGTTTTGGGCGCGAGTCTTTTGTATTTCGGGTACGTAAAGTTCATCGCAAATTCCAAAAAGACGGAAAGTTTGGCGGATGATAAGTCGAAATTTCGAATTTCGGAAGAGATTCAAAAAAACCATCCTTTCTCTCTGGTTTATCTGGAGGAAAAGGAAGTGGAAGAAGAACTTCAGCTTCCGGGCACAGTATCGTATGACATGAATAATGTGGCGAAGGTTGGCTCACGAGTCAACGGAAGGATCAATTCCGTATTTGTGAAAGAAGGAGACCAAGTCAAAAAAGGTTCTCCTCTTGCTTCCATTCAATCCGTGGAACTGGGAACTACCGAAGCGAATTATTTGAAAGCGAGAGCGAGACTAGAAGCATTAAAAGTGCAAGCGGACCGCGCCAAAGAATTATATGAAAGAAAAGTCACTTCTGCCAAAGAATATGAAATGTCTCTTATGGATTATAAATCCGTAAAAGCGGAAATGGAAACAAGCAGAAATGCTCTTGAAAATTTGGGTTTGAACGATTCCGAGATTACAAATCTGGAAGCGGGAAAATACAATTCCAAAAACCTTTTTATAAGAACACCTATCTCCGGTTCGGTGACAGTCAGGGAAGCGATCACCGGACAAGCAGTCAATGCCCGGGATAATTTATTCACGGTTGCCGATCTTTCCGTTTTGTGGATCAATTTGGAAGTGTTTGAAAAAGATCTTTATCTAATCAAAGTAGGGAATGAAGCGAAAGTACATCCCATCGGTTCCAGTGCGGATGCGTTAAAAGCCATTGTTTCTCATATTTCCGATGTGATCGATCCTGTAAAAAAAACAGCTGAGATCCGTCTGGAAGTAAGAAATTCCAGAGGCAGACTCCGTCCCGGACAAAGTGTAACAGCCGTTGTCAAAGGAATTGTCAGCGAAAATTCGCAAAACAAAATCAAAGTTGTTCCTAACGAATCGGTTCATAAAATTGAAGGAGAAAATTACGTATTCATTCGAAATGCCGACGGAAGTTTTTCTCCTAAAAAAGTTTCTCTTGGAAAAAGTTATGAAAGCTGGGTTGAAATCACTACGGGTGTTTCCGAGACGGATGCCATAGTAAAAGACGGATCCTTTGTTTTAAAAAGCGAATATTTGAAATTATAATCTATTAGCTATGCACCTTAATTTGACTCTAGTTCAAGCAAGGATTTGCATAGCAAATTCTTGCTTGAGTAGACACGGTAAAGTTATGTGGGGTTCTGCTATCCTTTTGCCGAACATCGTATGTGCGAACAATCGAAATGACAACCAGCTTTTACCTTACTACTTAAGTTATAGTCTCTAGGAGCCATAAAGAAGATCCAAGTCCAATCTCCGATATTTTGACATTTTTCATAACAAGTTTTTTTCTCCGAACAATCAATTTGTGGTAATTCTTTTATTTCATACTTTGAAAAATCAAAAGGAACTTTGCCCTTTGGATAAAGTATGGAATTAAGAGAAAAAAATAGTATAGATAAACAACAGGTTAGTTTGGGGATTAATTTCACAAAGAATCAATAATGATAAGCTACTTCCAAACCTACCTGCGATCTTACGTCCTTGTTCTCCGGAAATGGCCCGAATCCGGGCTGACCTCCTAATAGAAAGGGTAATATGCCGGCGCTACCGGAACCACTGAGAAGTGTAAAAAAGTTACCAGGTTCTTTTACCTTGGAATCGACTACTTTATGGGTTGAATGTGTTGTTTGGTAGGTAAAACGAATGCTTACCGATTCCGTTGCTTGGTAAGTATATCCGAAACTGAGCCTGTTTCCGACTAACTCCGTTTTTACGTCTCCGGTGAGTTTTGTTGTCATGGGTAATGCACTCCCACTTCCCGATGCGGAAGGTATAATGAGAAGGGATGTTGTTTCGGAAGTGTATTTTCCCGCGTTGGCAAAGCTTTTAAAATAATCCGCTCCCAAATCTATTTTATGTTTCTCATTAATGGAAACCGCATAGGCAAGACCTAAGACTCCGTTCGCAAAACCTTCATTATATTTTAATTTTTCAATGGAAGTTACGGAAAAAAAATTTCCTCCAGTGGTTGAAGTGCCTGAGGAAGAGGAAGTTGTCGCCGAACTATTTCCATAATAATAAGGAGATGTGGACTTCACTTCATTTCCGTAAATTTCAAATCCTACCCGAGCTCCGAATCCTTTTAGAAATTGGTTTTGGGAATCATGAAGGAACTGAATGTTCTCTACCAATTCGATTCTGGCTGTTTGCAACCGATTGCTTGTAAATTCGGAGACAGCGGTACCCTCCGAACGGATAGAAGTGGCACTAGAGCCTGTTCCGGAACTAAAAGTAATTTTGCTGTAATCGATCGCCTGTTGGTTTCCGGAAGATAGGTTGGCAAAAAAGAATCCTACATTGGTTTGTAAAAGTCCGCTGTGTTTGAATGAGGAACCAAGTTCTACTCCTGTCCCTTTGAAGGTGCTGGTTTGAGGCATTCTGTAAGCGGTTGTCCCTCCGATAGAACGATTCAGAAAGAGACCGTTTTCGATTTCGAGTGCATTCTTTAATGTTGCCGAATCCACTGTATTTTGAGATACTTTG
The nucleotide sequence above comes from Leptospira kobayashii. Encoded proteins:
- a CDS encoding efflux RND transporter periplasmic adaptor subunit — protein: MEPFYKTKSFRNVGIVVLGASLLYFGYVKFIANSKKTESLADDKSKFRISEEIQKNHPFSLVYLEEKEVEEELQLPGTVSYDMNNVAKVGSRVNGRINSVFVKEGDQVKKGSPLASIQSVELGTTEANYLKARARLEALKVQADRAKELYERKVTSAKEYEMSLMDYKSVKAEMETSRNALENLGLNDSEITNLEAGKYNSKNLFIRTPISGSVTVREAITGQAVNARDNLFTVADLSVLWINLEVFEKDLYLIKVGNEAKVHPIGSSADALKAIVSHISDVIDPVKKTAEIRLEVRNSRGRLRPGQSVTAVVKGIVSENSQNKIKVVPNESVHKIEGENYVFIRNADGSFSPKKVSLGKSYESWVEITTGVSETDAIVKDGSFVLKSEYLKL